tgtgtacaCAGAGCTTACGCAGGAGGCATGCATCCATGCACGCGCACAGAGCCCCCCAGGACATCCGTGggcatgtctgtgcacacatgcacgaaCACAGGTCTGTACCTCCTGTTACTTGGAAGGCGTACGCttgtgtgcacaggcatgtgtggACCCCTCCGAGGGGGGGtacacatgcagcacacacacagcccacaggGGTTTAATGTGCACAAGCAACCAACCCATCTCAGTGTATccaggtgtgcatgtatgtgtgcacagagaAGTGagcttctctgaacaagcagggGACCTGGGAATGCTGCCATCCCTGCTGATTTCACCCCCCGATACAACAATCAGGTCACCCACTGCCCTTGGCCCATTCGCTTCCTCTCAAGGCTCCTGGCATCCTCCCTTTCCGGCTGGGAACACAGCACAGAGGAGCCCCCCTGATGCAAAGCACCCCCAGCTCGCTGCGGCAACCAGCACTAGGAAGTGCGACGCCACCCCGACCCGAACCCCGGCGGTCCCTCATCTTCTgctgtggggggtgtggggggtgtggtcCCCTCTGCTCATCTTCAGCTCAGGCAGGGTCCTACGCAGTCTCGCGGAAGCCACTTCTCGCTTCTGCCTCCACCGACCCCCCTCGGTGCTGAAGGTTCGGCCCGGGGCCTCGCCGCTAGATGGCCAGGTCCTGACGCACGGTGGCCAGCGACGCCTTGCTGTGACCGCTGCCGCCCTCGCCCTCGCTGTCGCCGGCCGGCGCGCGGTGAGCGTAAGCGGGCGGCCCGAAGGGGTCGGGGTCGGCTCGCTGCGAGGGCGGagcgggcggcggcgggggcgggagCAGCTTGGCGCGCTGGCGACCCTTCCAGAGCAGGTGGCCCAGCTCGGCCACGCTGAGCAGCGCCGAGAGCAGCCCGACGGCGAAGTAGAAGACCACGAAGACCGTCTTCTCGGTGGGCCGGCTCACGAAGCAGTCGACGGTGTGCGGGCAAGGCGGGCCGGCGCACGCGTAGTGCGGGGCCACGCGGAAGCCGTAGAGCAGCGCCTGGCCCCCCAGGAAGGCCAGCTCGGCGAGCAGGCGCAGAGCCACGCTCAGCAGGTAGCAGCGGCGCGCGCGGCGGGCGCGCAGGGAGCACGGGGCGCACGGGGCCTCGGGGCGCCCGCGCGTGCACGGCGGGGCCGGCTGCGCACCGCCCGCCTCCTTGCTGGCCTGGTGCATGGAGTAGATGACGAACAGCACCGGCGGCGCCGACAACAGCAAGATGTGGAAGAGCCAGAAGCGGTAGTGGGACACCGGGAAGGCGCGGTCGTAGCAGGTCTGGCGGCAGCCCGGCTGCAGCGTGTTACACACGAACTCCTCCTGCTCGTCCTCGAACACGGCACCTCCCACCGTGGCCAGCACCAGGATGCGGAAGATCAGCATGATCACCAGCCAGAGGCGACCCACGAGCGGCGACTGCAGC
This Peromyscus maniculatus bairdii isolate BWxNUB_F1_BW_parent chromosome 8, HU_Pman_BW_mat_3.1, whole genome shotgun sequence DNA region includes the following protein-coding sequences:
- the Gjd3 gene encoding gap junction delta-3 protein, whose protein sequence is MGEWAFLGSLLDAVQLQSPLVGRLWLVIMLIFRILVLATVGGAVFEDEQEEFVCNTLQPGCRQTCYDRAFPVSHYRFWLFHILLLSAPPVLFVIYSMHQASKEAGGAQPAPPCTRGRPEAPCAPCSLRARRARRCYLLSVALRLLAELAFLGGQALLYGFRVAPHYACAGPPCPHTVDCFVSRPTEKTVFVVFYFAVGLLSALLSVAELGHLLWKGRQRAKLLPPPPPPAPPSQRADPDPFGPPAYAHRAPAGDSEGEGGSGHSKASLATVRQDLAI